In a single window of the Paenibacillus sp. MMS20-IR301 genome:
- a CDS encoding carbohydrate ABC transporter permease, with amino-acid sequence MRMKLNNVWIHVFMIAASILMLYPVFWWVGASLKSPGEMGLPTIWPKQLIWDNYIDGWNYSANYSFATFFKNSLVMEFWNVLGAVISSSLVAFGFARIKFALSKFWFAVLLMTMMLPAQVTIIPQYILFNNFGFVNSYIPLIMPHILGGGAFFIFLVVQFIRGIPKELDEAATIDGTSVFGIYYRIILPLIVPALMNVAIFTFIWSWDDFLAQVLYLNTIDKYTVGLALRMFIDQFDIQWGQLLAMSLLSIMPSALIFLFAQRYFVDGIATTGIKG; translated from the coding sequence ATGCGGATGAAACTTAATAACGTATGGATTCATGTCTTTATGATTGCAGCCTCCATACTGATGCTGTATCCCGTCTTCTGGTGGGTCGGGGCGTCGCTGAAATCACCGGGTGAAATGGGGCTGCCCACCATCTGGCCGAAGCAGCTGATCTGGGACAATTATATTGACGGCTGGAATTACTCGGCCAACTACAGCTTTGCAACCTTTTTCAAAAATTCACTGGTAATGGAGTTCTGGAACGTTCTCGGCGCTGTAATCAGCAGCTCACTGGTCGCCTTCGGCTTCGCAAGAATCAAGTTTGCCCTCAGCAAATTCTGGTTTGCGGTGCTGCTGATGACGATGATGCTACCGGCGCAGGTGACAATTATTCCGCAGTACATTCTGTTTAACAACTTTGGTTTTGTAAACAGTTACATTCCGCTGATTATGCCTCATATTCTGGGGGGAGGCGCCTTCTTCATCTTCCTGGTCGTGCAGTTCATCCGGGGGATTCCGAAGGAGCTGGATGAAGCCGCTACGATTGACGGGACGTCGGTCTTCGGCATTTATTACCGGATCATTCTGCCGCTGATCGTTCCTGCCTTAATGAACGTGGCCATCTTCACCTTCATCTGGAGCTGGGATGACTTCCTGGCCCAAGTGCTGTATCTCAATACGATTGATAAATACACGGTAGGCCTTGCACTGCGGATGTTCATCGACCAGTTCGATATCCAGTGGGGGCAGCTGCTGGCGATGTCTTTATTGTCCATCATGCCTTCTGCGCTGATCTTCCTGTTCGCACAGCGGTATTTCGTGGACGGAATCGCAACGACCGGCATCAAAGGTTAA
- a CDS encoding extracellular solute-binding protein — translation MKIQKRAVIILASMMVLGSSLAGCGGANKEEPAASGSNNQTPATAKANLSIMWWGSQERHDATVKATEKYTEAHPNITFTPQYTDWDGYWKKLPTLAASKTLPDILQMDATYIQEYAARGVLEDLSDMDLSDVIDSGVLENSKIGGKLYGVPLSYNGNGFVYNKPELEAAGVTLPVQDWTYDQFFAFAEEAAEKLPDGKYGIGDYTNYWDTYQAYQMAYDKGPVFVDGVTLNIDKELWYKFEELYVDFRARGVIPDAQTTFSMIENDPASDPLISGRVMTRGVPVGAVGALDSAVPGKLEIVNNPSGPSGGGWAQSTMYLSLSSTSKNKAAAKEFLKWFISDPEAGTLLGTTRGIPISKVIFESIKDNLTPGELLGVKMYDMAAPKAMPFSPAPSGWADFVKTYSDTMTEVMFNKKTLDEAYEIIMNKGKEVQDKISSQG, via the coding sequence GTGAAAATTCAAAAAAGAGCGGTCATTATTTTAGCATCAATGATGGTACTGGGAAGCAGCCTGGCCGGCTGCGGCGGAGCAAACAAAGAAGAGCCCGCTGCTTCCGGCAGCAATAATCAGACCCCTGCTACAGCAAAAGCAAATCTGAGCATCATGTGGTGGGGCTCGCAGGAACGGCATGATGCCACGGTTAAAGCTACAGAGAAATATACCGAGGCACATCCGAATATTACCTTTACCCCGCAATATACAGACTGGGACGGGTACTGGAAGAAGCTGCCGACACTCGCCGCATCCAAGACACTGCCGGATATCCTGCAGATGGATGCCACTTACATTCAGGAATATGCAGCCAGAGGCGTGCTGGAAGACCTGTCTGACATGGATCTCAGCGATGTGATCGACAGCGGGGTGCTGGAGAATTCCAAAATCGGCGGCAAGCTCTACGGTGTACCGCTCAGTTATAACGGCAACGGCTTTGTCTATAACAAGCCTGAGCTGGAGGCTGCAGGTGTTACCCTGCCGGTACAGGACTGGACGTATGACCAGTTTTTCGCTTTCGCTGAAGAAGCGGCGGAGAAGCTGCCGGACGGCAAATACGGAATCGGGGATTACACCAACTACTGGGATACTTATCAGGCCTATCAAATGGCTTACGACAAAGGTCCGGTATTCGTCGACGGGGTAACCTTAAATATCGACAAGGAGCTGTGGTATAAATTCGAGGAGCTGTATGTTGATTTCCGGGCCAGAGGCGTGATCCCGGATGCACAGACTACGTTCTCCATGATTGAGAATGACCCTGCCTCTGACCCGCTGATCTCCGGTCGTGTGATGACGCGCGGGGTTCCGGTCGGTGCGGTGGGAGCGCTGGACAGCGCTGTACCCGGCAAGCTGGAGATTGTGAACAATCCTTCCGGACCTTCCGGCGGCGGCTGGGCGCAGTCCACGATGTATCTGTCGCTTAGCTCGACTTCAAAGAATAAAGCGGCGGCGAAGGAGTTCCTGAAGTGGTTCATCAGCGATCCTGAAGCGGGCACCCTGCTGGGTACTACACGCGGCATTCCGATCAGCAAGGTTATTTTCGAATCGATTAAGGATAATCTGACCCCGGGTGAACTGCTTGGCGTGAAAATGTATGACATGGCTGCTCCGAAAGCGATGCCGTTCTCCCCGGCCCCATCGGGCTGGGCGGATTTTGTGAAAACATACAGTGACACGATGACTGAGGTCATGTTTAATAAGAAGACACTGGATGAAGCCTACGAGATCATCATGAACAAAGGCAAGGAAGTGCAGGACAAAATCTCTTCACAAGGATGA